One genomic region from Sulfurospirillum oryzae encodes:
- a CDS encoding DMT family transporter: MHVYFLLVLCVLFWSANFVIGRFVAGAIEPWELAFFRWLGVFIVTLPFLLLHVNKIWSALKNHFGILVLLSALGIAAFNTLLYIGLQKTTATNALLINSSIPIIILFLSFIILKTTITARQIVGIVLSTLGVVFLVLKGDVSSLLSLSFNQGDFWVIASSLCWASYSVLVKFRPSSLSSFEFFITTVSLGVLMLLPFYVAQGYTLEREVMIVTNHSWVIAYVVLVTSILCYYLWHKGIAHIGADKTGQFTHLMPLFGSFLAYIFLGERLEWYHLGGIVLIGGGIYLCLFVKKKITVHL, translated from the coding sequence ATGCACGTTTATTTTTTATTAGTACTGTGTGTACTCTTTTGGTCTGCCAATTTTGTCATCGGACGCTTTGTCGCAGGTGCGATTGAGCCGTGGGAATTAGCGTTTTTCAGGTGGCTTGGCGTCTTCATTGTAACGCTTCCTTTTTTGCTTTTACATGTAAATAAAATCTGGAGTGCGTTGAAAAACCACTTTGGTATTTTAGTACTGCTTTCTGCTCTTGGTATTGCAGCATTTAACACGCTTTTATATATTGGGCTCCAAAAAACGACAGCGACCAATGCACTTTTGATTAACTCATCTATTCCGATCATTATTTTATTTCTCTCTTTTATCATCTTAAAGACGACAATCACTGCCCGTCAGATTGTTGGCATTGTACTCTCTACATTAGGCGTTGTTTTTTTAGTCCTGAAAGGCGATGTATCGAGTCTTCTTTCTCTGAGTTTTAACCAAGGCGATTTCTGGGTTATTGCTTCATCCTTGTGTTGGGCAAGTTACAGTGTTCTGGTCAAATTTAGACCTTCAAGCTTGAGTAGTTTTGAATTTTTTATAACGACCGTAAGCTTAGGCGTGCTTATGCTTTTGCCTTTTTATGTAGCACAAGGTTATACGTTGGAGCGTGAAGTGATGATCGTAACGAATCACTCATGGGTTATTGCGTATGTTGTGCTTGTCACTTCTATTCTTTGTTACTATTTATGGCATAAAGGAATTGCACATATAGGGGCCGATAAAACAGGGCAATTTACCCATCTTATGCCACTCTTCGGAAGTTTTTTAGCTTATATCTTTTTAGGAGAGCGGCTGGAGTGGTACCATTTGGGTGGTATCGTGCTTATTGGTGGAGGAATTTATCTCTGTTTATTTGTAAAGAAGAAAATTACTGTGCATTTATAG
- the rfaD gene encoding ADP-glyceromanno-heptose 6-epimerase, protein MHYTETNFNHKSILITGGAGFIGSNLAFYFQENYPTCKVVVFDIFRSEATFSNGNLKSFGHFKNLLGFKGEVISGDINDEEALKKLSSYHFDYIFHEAAISDTTVLDQGIMVKTNVNAFKNILELAQKSNAVVVYASSAATYGDAASPQRVGYEQPQNVYGFSKLAMDHLAREFCAQNPTMSVIGLRYFNVYGPREYFKNTTASMVLQLGLQILSGKTPRLFYGSDKIVRDFIYIDDVIQANIKASVSGKSGVYNVGTGKPRSFQDIADILQKELGTSLGTAYFTNPYSAYQMHTEADISLTCKALGYAPNVSLEEGIRAYVPEIKRIFKSEVKHG, encoded by the coding sequence ATGCATTATACCGAAACAAATTTCAATCATAAAAGTATTTTAATTACCGGTGGAGCGGGGTTTATTGGCAGCAATCTCGCTTTTTACTTTCAAGAAAATTATCCTACATGTAAAGTCGTTGTCTTTGACATTTTTAGAAGTGAAGCCACCTTTTCCAATGGCAATCTGAAAAGCTTTGGGCATTTTAAAAACCTCCTTGGCTTTAAGGGTGAAGTGATCAGCGGCGACATCAATGATGAAGAAGCGCTCAAAAAACTCTCTTCATACCACTTTGACTATATTTTTCATGAGGCCGCGATTTCTGATACAACGGTTTTAGATCAAGGTATTATGGTTAAAACCAATGTGAATGCGTTTAAAAATATCTTAGAACTTGCCCAAAAAAGCAATGCTGTTGTGGTGTATGCTTCAAGTGCTGCCACATACGGCGATGCTGCTTCTCCGCAACGTGTTGGATATGAACAACCTCAAAACGTCTATGGTTTTAGCAAACTTGCCATGGATCATTTAGCTCGTGAATTTTGTGCTCAAAACCCTACCATGAGCGTGATAGGACTGCGTTACTTCAATGTCTATGGACCAAGAGAGTACTTCAAAAATACAACGGCTTCGATGGTTTTACAACTCGGTCTTCAGATTTTAAGCGGTAAAACACCGCGACTTTTTTACGGCTCTGATAAAATTGTACGTGATTTTATTTACATTGATGATGTCATTCAGGCGAATATTAAAGCCTCAGTTTCAGGCAAAAGCGGTGTTTACAATGTAGGAACAGGCAAGCCACGAAGTTTTCAAGACATTGCCGACATCTTGCAAAAAGAGTTAGGCACAAGTTTAGGTACGGCTTATTTTACCAATCCGTACAGTGCCTATCAAATGCACACTGAGGCAGATATTTCTCTTACATGTAAAGCGTTAGGCTATGCGCCAAATGTTTCATTGGAAGAGGGCATTAGGGCGTATGTTCCTGAAATTAAACGTATTTTTAAAAGCGAAGTAAAACATGGATAG
- a CDS encoding c-type cytochrome, which produces MKKICTILAIAAVSSLMAADGAAIYQSKCFSCHGEKASKAALNKSQIIAGWDAAKISAAVVGYKDGSYGAAMKGVMKPIASGLSDEDLKAVSATIASYK; this is translated from the coding sequence ATGAAAAAAATATGCACAATTTTAGCAATTGCAGCAGTATCTAGTTTGATGGCAGCCGATGGCGCAGCGATCTACCAATCAAAATGTTTTTCTTGCCATGGCGAAAAAGCATCTAAAGCAGCATTGAACAAATCTCAAATCATTGCAGGTTGGGACGCGGCTAAAATTAGCGCAGCAGTCGTTGGTTATAAAGATGGCAGTTATGGTGCAGCGATGAAAGGTGTTATGAAACCAATCGCTAGTGGTTTAAGTGATGAAGATCTTAAAGCTGTATCTGCAACAATCGCTTCATATAAATAA
- a CDS encoding HD-GYP domain-containing protein yields the protein MLYQINLREVTYALSEALDYVGIDDTMHGKRVAYIACEIAKKLGWRQSKLDKLILMAMLHDCGVSSDVAHHSIISHLDWEDSQIHCAKGASVLQGVPLYQEFADVIAFHHTHWEQFLPQIDEDIKLSANLIFISDRIDAMRSQFGAHLTHEKEYIRSTIQKYTPSMFAPKITQAFSEISATDTFWYYLEADPIHYYFSEWIEHGEIETVPFDFLKSIAGMFAKIVDAKESEAQPHTPIVASLARTMAELCNLPLREQEQIELAALLHDLGKLRIPDAIMGKNISLSDDEKVRIRRQGFDAHIILRQIKGFERIVQIIFAYHKTLKQEECPSLNGNETIPLEASILVIAHKLQTLLQNADENSFKGNLEVANLLQKMGNEYQLNPLILDKIKSHFETCYKKDVHL from the coding sequence ATGCTGTATCAAATTAACTTAAGAGAAGTCACCTACGCACTCTCAGAAGCACTCGATTATGTTGGCATAGATGATACAATGCATGGTAAACGCGTGGCATATATCGCCTGCGAAATCGCTAAAAAACTTGGCTGGCGACAATCCAAACTGGATAAATTAATTCTTATGGCAATGCTCCATGATTGTGGGGTCAGCTCAGATGTTGCGCATCACTCAATTATCAGCCATCTTGACTGGGAAGATTCACAAATTCATTGTGCCAAAGGAGCAAGCGTACTCCAAGGTGTCCCTCTGTACCAAGAATTTGCTGATGTTATTGCATTTCATCATACCCATTGGGAACAATTTTTACCCCAAATTGACGAGGACATTAAGCTCTCAGCCAATCTCATTTTTATCAGTGACCGCATTGATGCCATGAGATCACAATTTGGAGCACATTTGACACATGAAAAAGAGTATATTCGCTCCACGATTCAAAAATATACGCCATCCATGTTTGCACCAAAAATAACCCAAGCTTTTAGCGAAATTTCCGCTACTGATACATTTTGGTACTATTTAGAAGCTGATCCTATTCACTACTATTTTAGTGAGTGGATTGAACACGGAGAAATTGAAACGGTTCCATTTGATTTTCTTAAAAGCATTGCCGGTATGTTTGCCAAAATTGTCGATGCAAAAGAAAGCGAAGCGCAACCTCATACGCCCATCGTTGCTTCTTTAGCGCGTACCATGGCAGAGTTATGCAACTTGCCGCTTAGGGAACAAGAGCAAATAGAACTTGCTGCTTTATTGCATGACCTTGGTAAACTTAGAATCCCCGATGCCATCATGGGTAAAAACATATCTTTGAGCGATGATGAAAAGGTGAGAATAAGACGTCAAGGTTTTGATGCACACATCATTTTGCGACAAATTAAAGGGTTTGAACGTATTGTTCAAATCATTTTTGCTTATCACAAAACCTTAAAACAAGAAGAGTGTCCCTCTTTAAATGGTAACGAAACCATCCCTTTGGAAGCGTCTATTTTGGTGATCGCTCATAAATTACAAACCTTACTTCAAAATGCTGATGAAAATAGTTTTAAAGGCAATCTTGAAGTAGCAAATTTACTTCAAAAAATGGGAAATGAGTATCAACTCAATCCGCTCATTCTAGATAAAATAAAATCCCATTTTGAAACCTGTTACAAAAAGGATGTACATCTTTAA
- a CDS encoding heavy metal translocating P-type ATPase, with amino-acid sequence MSKKCCDHCHLEYETSMLLQDTTFETPKFFCCKGCQGVYHLLKEEGLDTFYKKMGDITLDPPKTNLDDTSRFDLEGFVSKYVKKNKEGLSEIALIIEGIHCSACVWLNEKVLSKQEGIVEVNINYTNHKAKIVWDESIIKLSGIIETIRSIGYNAYPYDPKSGEERATAQRREYYSKLLVGIFATMNVMWIAIAQYAGYFTGMQSNIKSILNFAEFILATPTLFYTGSVYFKGAYYGIKHRYVTMDFLVATGATLTYVFSLYAMFTRSAEVYFDSVTMIITFVFAGKYLEVLTKKKAVDTLDAFGSSMPTEVTIIKGDEKILSSVESVEIGEMIEVKAGDKVAIDGVIVEGEGSFDLSRLNGESIPVLAQKGDKILSGSICLDSVIRYQATNTFSSSMLSKLVSLLEDAMNKKPKIEKLANQISGYFSRTILLLALSTLIYWFYQSGSFETGLIIAISVIVIACPCALSLATPVATIVGLGLAAKRGILFKEAGFLESMAKCNTLVLDKTGTITKGKPEVTAHEYGDSFDHSLLYALVNSSNHPISQGIVSFLKENETSLHVKSLEQIKTIEAKGVRALFEGHQLIGGNAKMMHEAGIDVKVPEHFTSLSHYFFAMDGKLVAIFGLKDSLKEGAKEHLADIRKLGIEIVMLSGDHQSVTQEIAKEAGIKIYEAALLPHEKAEYIEALREKGKKVVMAGDGINDTLALSQSEIAIAMGSGADVAVDVSDVVLTNDSIKSLYEAFVISRKSLRVVKENLMFSLLYNVITIPLAMSGHVIPLFAALSMSLSSLVVVGNSMRIKNVLKRS; translated from the coding sequence ATGAGCAAAAAATGTTGCGATCACTGCCACCTAGAATACGAAACTTCGATGTTATTGCAAGATACAACTTTCGAAACTCCTAAATTTTTTTGCTGCAAAGGGTGTCAAGGTGTCTATCATCTCTTGAAAGAGGAAGGACTCGATACCTTTTATAAAAAAATGGGTGATATTACCTTAGATCCTCCCAAAACAAATCTAGATGACACCAGCCGTTTTGATTTAGAGGGGTTTGTCTCCAAGTATGTGAAAAAAAACAAAGAAGGTTTAAGCGAGATTGCGTTGATTATTGAAGGGATTCATTGTAGTGCATGTGTGTGGCTTAATGAAAAGGTGCTTTCCAAACAAGAGGGCATTGTTGAAGTAAACATCAACTACACAAATCATAAAGCTAAGATTGTTTGGGATGAATCCATCATAAAACTCTCAGGAATTATTGAAACAATTCGTAGCATTGGGTATAACGCGTATCCGTATGATCCTAAAAGCGGTGAAGAGAGAGCTACGGCACAACGCAGGGAGTATTACTCCAAATTGCTTGTAGGTATCTTTGCCACGATGAACGTTATGTGGATTGCTATCGCACAATATGCGGGTTATTTTACAGGTATGCAGAGCAACATCAAAAGTATTCTCAACTTTGCCGAGTTTATTTTGGCGACACCCACACTCTTTTACACAGGTTCGGTCTATTTTAAAGGGGCATACTATGGCATCAAACATCGCTATGTAACGATGGACTTTTTGGTTGCCACAGGTGCTACACTTACGTACGTATTCTCCCTCTATGCTATGTTTACTAGAAGTGCTGAGGTTTATTTTGATTCGGTGACGATGATTATTACCTTTGTTTTTGCTGGCAAGTATTTAGAAGTTTTAACCAAGAAAAAAGCGGTCGATACGCTCGATGCCTTTGGAAGTTCTATGCCGACGGAAGTGACTATTATCAAAGGTGATGAGAAGATACTTAGCAGTGTTGAGTCGGTTGAAATTGGTGAAATGATCGAGGTAAAAGCAGGGGATAAAGTCGCCATTGATGGTGTGATTGTCGAAGGAGAAGGTTCGTTTGACCTTTCTCGCTTAAATGGCGAATCTATTCCCGTTTTAGCCCAAAAAGGCGATAAAATTCTCAGTGGTTCGATCTGTTTAGACAGCGTGATTCGCTATCAAGCGACCAATACATTCTCTTCTTCCATGCTCTCCAAACTCGTTTCATTGCTTGAAGATGCCATGAATAAAAAACCAAAAATCGAAAAACTTGCCAATCAAATTTCAGGTTATTTTTCCAGAACCATTTTACTATTAGCTTTGTCGACATTGATCTATTGGTTCTACCAGAGTGGTTCATTTGAAACGGGGTTGATTATTGCCATTTCAGTCATCGTTATCGCCTGTCCTTGTGCGCTCAGTCTTGCAACGCCGGTAGCAACCATTGTTGGGCTTGGTTTGGCAGCAAAGCGCGGTATTTTATTTAAAGAGGCAGGATTTTTGGAGAGCATGGCAAAATGCAATACACTTGTGCTTGATAAAACAGGAACGATCACCAAAGGAAAGCCTGAAGTAACCGCACATGAGTATGGAGACAGTTTTGATCATTCATTGCTTTATGCGCTTGTGAATTCGTCTAATCATCCGATAAGCCAAGGCATTGTCTCTTTTTTAAAAGAGAACGAAACATCTTTACATGTAAAGAGCTTAGAGCAGATCAAAACCATTGAAGCTAAGGGCGTGAGAGCTCTTTTTGAAGGGCATCAACTCATTGGCGGTAATGCTAAAATGATGCATGAAGCGGGCATTGATGTCAAGGTGCCAGAACACTTTACTTCGCTCAGTCACTACTTTTTTGCAATGGATGGTAAGCTTGTAGCTATTTTTGGATTGAAAGATAGCCTCAAAGAGGGTGCGAAAGAGCATTTAGCAGACATTAGAAAGCTAGGAATTGAGATCGTGATGCTCAGCGGTGATCATCAAAGCGTTACCCAAGAGATTGCAAAAGAAGCAGGTATAAAGATTTATGAGGCGGCACTTTTACCGCATGAAAAAGCTGAATATATCGAAGCATTGCGCGAGAAGGGTAAAAAAGTGGTTATGGCAGGCGATGGCATTAACGATACGTTAGCACTCTCTCAAAGTGAAATTGCCATAGCCATGGGAAGTGGCGCGGATGTTGCGGTGGACGTAAGCGATGTAGTGCTCACAAACGATAGTATCAAAAGCTTGTATGAAGCATTTGTCATTTCCCGCAAGAGTTTGCGTGTGGTCAAAGAGAATCTCATGTTTTCTTTACTCTACAATGTTATTACCATTCCTTTGGCAATGAGTGGGCATGTCATTCCTCTTTTTGCAGCACTCTCGATGTCTCTTAGTTCGTTGGTGGTCGTAGGCAATTCAATGCGTATTAAAAATGTTTTAAAAAGGTCGTAG
- a CDS encoding tetratricopeptide repeat protein — translation MFRGIVVFLCTFVTLFGATHSVCVTERSDTQKAKEAIETILIAEPTNTECMLQLANIYLKLGKIAQGFELLVDAYSIDPHNVQNSRIATVLPFALKVSNLKLQASKTNDKETWNKLGDGYFEMGIFNEASAMYKKSLLVDELQHMVRLKRALALQKNAQIYTAIEEVQIVLLKEPTHLYANYYMGKFLAYDLRNRAEAKAFFVKAKVSLIAQKDAFGYLEYTNLLSDITKEIGE, via the coding sequence TTGTTTCGCGGTATCGTTGTTTTTCTTTGTACATTTGTGACACTTTTTGGAGCAACGCATAGTGTGTGTGTAACGGAAAGATCTGATACACAAAAAGCAAAAGAGGCGATTGAGACGATTCTAATCGCAGAGCCAACCAATACTGAATGCATGCTTCAACTTGCAAATATTTACCTTAAACTTGGCAAAATTGCTCAAGGTTTTGAACTTTTAGTAGATGCTTATTCGATCGATCCACACAATGTTCAAAATAGTCGCATCGCAACCGTTCTTCCTTTTGCGCTCAAAGTCTCCAACTTGAAGCTTCAAGCCAGTAAAACCAACGATAAAGAGACATGGAATAAATTAGGCGATGGTTATTTTGAAATGGGTATTTTTAATGAAGCTTCTGCGATGTATAAAAAAAGCCTTTTAGTGGATGAACTCCAACACATGGTACGCCTTAAACGAGCCCTCGCACTCCAAAAAAATGCACAAATCTATACCGCCATTGAAGAGGTTCAAATCGTACTTCTCAAAGAACCAACACACCTTTATGCTAATTATTACATGGGAAAATTCTTAGCGTATGATTTGCGAAATCGCGCGGAAGCAAAAGCTTTTTTTGTGAAAGCCAAAGTCTCTTTAATAGCACAAAAAGATGCGTTTGGTTACCTCGAATATACCAATTTACTGAGCGATATTACCAAAGAGATCGGAGAATAG
- the gmhB gene encoding D-glycero-beta-D-manno-heptose 1,7-bisphosphate 7-phosphatase — translation MQKAIFLDRDGVINVDKAYVSKIEDFEFCEGVFEALRHFQSLGYLLIIVTNQSGIGRGYYNEEDFQQLMSWMRQELLHVNIKIDAIYHCPHAPEANCACRKPRSGMFQEAIKEFGIDVTASWMIGDKKSDIEAAFGAGIEKTIFLGNAQNSGAKYCVNFLLDTINLIKK, via the coding sequence GTGCAAAAAGCAATTTTCTTAGATCGTGATGGTGTGATCAATGTTGATAAAGCCTATGTGTCAAAGATCGAAGATTTTGAGTTTTGCGAAGGTGTTTTTGAGGCGTTGAGACATTTCCAATCTTTAGGGTATTTGCTCATTATTGTCACCAATCAATCCGGTATTGGACGAGGTTACTATAATGAAGAAGATTTCCAACAGTTAATGTCGTGGATGCGCCAAGAACTTTTACATGTAAACATTAAAATCGATGCTATCTACCACTGTCCTCACGCGCCTGAGGCAAATTGTGCATGTCGCAAACCCAGAAGCGGTATGTTTCAAGAGGCGATTAAAGAGTTTGGCATTGACGTAACTGCTTCGTGGATGATTGGTGATAAAAAAAGTGACATAGAAGCGGCATTTGGTGCGGGTATTGAAAAGACAATTTTCCTTGGCAATGCGCAAAACAGTGGGGCTAAATATTGCGTTAATTTTCTTTTGGATACAATAAACCTTATCAAAAAATAG
- a CDS encoding EAL domain-containing protein, with protein MENSQKLYVKAGLFLALSLCPIYLAIWYHHIIVAYILLTALVVLCLFFVTKVLHSNTKLKNELRTNLYIDLNTRLPNRLKLLQDKKKLDPNIDSTLIIINIDSFQNTNNFYGHNFGDKFLKTIGEWLSNNLPPVDATLYKFEADVYAILIRVPFNDYNLKKYLKKISMKITKDRIICDDVEVDTTLSIGAFQGKKNLLKLASIACKEAKNKRLPYMVYDKSSHKEAEYHHNMMMNHTLKEALAKDYVVPFFQPILNLHTNEIEKFETLMRIKKENGSYYLPAEFLDVAKHSKIYSKLSMSLIQKAFETFQISSNGFSINLSYLDMTNLVTTTFIIEKLEEFSVGPWVIFEILESDGIENYEAIAKFIDQVKSYGAKIAIDDFGSGYSNFERLTELRVDYIKIDGSLIKNIHQNEETKIIAKTIVSFAKELNIKTIAEYVHSEEVLACVKEIGIDYAQGFHIGKPNPEIPINAQ; from the coding sequence GTGGAGAATAGTCAAAAGCTCTATGTTAAAGCGGGACTTTTCCTCGCGCTCTCATTATGTCCCATCTATCTTGCTATCTGGTATCATCATATTATTGTTGCTTATATCTTACTTACAGCACTTGTGGTTCTATGTCTCTTCTTTGTTACCAAAGTACTCCACAGCAATACTAAACTTAAGAATGAACTGCGGACAAACCTCTACATCGACCTCAATACACGCCTTCCAAACCGCCTAAAACTTCTCCAAGACAAAAAAAAACTTGATCCTAACATTGATTCAACACTCATTATTATCAATATAGACTCGTTTCAAAACACCAATAATTTTTACGGGCATAACTTTGGCGATAAATTTCTTAAAACCATTGGCGAGTGGCTTTCCAATAATCTTCCTCCCGTGGATGCCACACTTTATAAGTTCGAAGCTGATGTTTACGCTATTTTGATTCGCGTGCCCTTTAATGATTATAATTTAAAAAAGTACCTCAAAAAAATCTCGATGAAAATTACAAAAGATCGCATTATTTGCGATGATGTCGAAGTGGACACGACACTCTCCATTGGAGCATTTCAAGGTAAGAAAAACCTTTTAAAGCTCGCTTCCATTGCGTGCAAAGAGGCAAAAAATAAACGTTTACCGTACATGGTCTACGATAAAAGCAGCCATAAAGAAGCTGAGTATCATCACAATATGATGATGAACCATACGCTTAAAGAAGCGCTTGCAAAAGACTATGTTGTTCCTTTTTTCCAACCCATTCTTAACTTGCACACCAATGAAATCGAAAAATTTGAAACGCTGATGCGCATCAAAAAAGAAAATGGCAGTTACTACCTACCTGCAGAATTTTTAGATGTTGCCAAACACTCAAAAATTTACTCAAAGCTCTCGATGTCGCTTATTCAAAAAGCATTTGAGACATTTCAAATCTCTTCCAATGGCTTTTCGATCAACCTCTCCTACCTTGATATGACAAACCTCGTTACCACCACATTCATCATCGAAAAACTTGAAGAATTTAGTGTAGGACCATGGGTTATTTTTGAAATTTTAGAGAGTGATGGTATTGAAAATTACGAAGCGATTGCCAAGTTTATTGACCAAGTCAAGTCCTATGGTGCAAAAATTGCCATTGACGATTTTGGATCTGGATACTCTAATTTTGAGCGTTTAACAGAACTGAGAGTTGATTACATTAAAATCGATGGTAGTTTAATTAAAAATATCCATCAGAACGAAGAGACAAAGATTATCGCGAAAACCATTGTAAGCTTTGCCAAAGAGCTCAATATCAAAACGATTGCTGAGTATGTCCATTCAGAAGAAGTCCTTGCTTGTGTTAAAGAGATCGGGATTGATTATGCGCAAGGTTTTCACATTGGCAAACCAAACCCTGAAATTCCTATAAATGCACAGTAA
- the rfaE1 gene encoding D-glycero-beta-D-manno-heptose-7-phosphate kinase → MDRLRAYQPSILVIGDLMLDHYLWGKCERISPEAPVQVIDVQRESTVLGGAGNVVNNLLSLGAKVSVLSVVGNDENGKELLCMLETLGADAKGIVKQEGRKTSKKSRVIASHQQVVRYDSESKDDITETSANALLAQCVAYIPKVDVILLSDYGKGVLTTTFTRNVIELAKKYQKPILVDPKGDDYRKYSGATLITPNKKEASIATKIAIKDDESLQRAGNLLKESLGLEYAIITLSEDGMAIFGEHFLKMPTVAREVYDVTGAGDTVLASLGYGLSCGLSMQEAASFANSAAAVVVGKLGSATVTLDEVDAYEHSLRAATAESKIKTKQEMLHLLQTKKNQKIVFTNGCFDILHVGHVKYLEIAKSFGDILIVGLNADDSIKRLKGESRPINPLDDRAYILASLESVSFVVPFEEDTPFELISAIKPDILVKGADYEGKEVVGSNIAKEVRLVEFVEGKSTTKIIEKVQQK, encoded by the coding sequence ATGGATAGATTAAGAGCGTATCAGCCGTCCATTTTGGTCATTGGCGATTTGATGTTAGATCACTACTTGTGGGGAAAATGCGAGCGCATTTCGCCTGAAGCTCCTGTGCAGGTCATTGATGTTCAAAGAGAAAGCACGGTACTTGGCGGGGCTGGCAATGTGGTCAATAACCTTTTAAGTTTGGGTGCAAAAGTCAGTGTTTTAAGCGTTGTGGGCAATGATGAAAACGGCAAAGAGCTTCTGTGCATGCTTGAGACTTTAGGAGCTGATGCCAAAGGCATTGTCAAGCAAGAAGGTCGAAAAACAAGCAAGAAAAGCCGTGTCATAGCCTCACATCAGCAAGTGGTACGCTATGACAGCGAATCCAAAGATGACATCACAGAAACTTCAGCAAACGCTCTTTTGGCACAATGCGTTGCGTACATTCCCAAAGTAGATGTCATTTTACTCTCCGATTATGGCAAAGGGGTTTTAACAACAACCTTTACACGTAACGTGATTGAGTTGGCTAAAAAGTATCAAAAGCCCATTTTGGTTGATCCAAAAGGGGATGACTACCGAAAGTACAGTGGAGCAACACTCATTACACCCAATAAAAAAGAGGCGAGTATCGCTACAAAAATAGCCATTAAAGACGATGAAAGTCTGCAAAGAGCAGGGAATTTACTCAAAGAGAGTTTGGGGCTTGAGTACGCCATTATTACGCTCTCCGAAGATGGCATGGCGATTTTTGGTGAGCATTTTCTTAAAATGCCAACCGTTGCACGCGAAGTCTACGATGTCACGGGCGCAGGAGACACGGTTTTAGCAAGCCTTGGTTATGGTCTCTCGTGTGGTCTTAGTATGCAAGAAGCTGCCTCTTTTGCCAATTCTGCCGCAGCGGTTGTGGTTGGAAAACTTGGCAGTGCTACCGTAACTTTAGATGAAGTTGATGCGTACGAGCATAGTTTAAGAGCGGCTACAGCGGAGAGTAAAATCAAAACAAAACAAGAGATGTTGCATCTTTTGCAAACCAAAAAAAATCAAAAAATTGTCTTTACCAATGGCTGTTTTGACATTTTACATGTAGGGCATGTGAAGTATCTTGAAATAGCCAAAAGTTTTGGCGATATACTTATTGTTGGGCTTAATGCCGATGATTCAATTAAGCGTCTTAAAGGTGAAAGTCGCCCCATCAACCCATTGGATGATCGAGCATATATTTTAGCCAGTTTAGAATCGGTCAGCTTTGTTGTCCCTTTTGAGGAAGATACACCCTTTGAACTTATCTCTGCCATTAAACCCGACATCTTGGTCAAGGGTGCCGATTATGAAGGTAAAGAGGTTGTGGGAAGTAACATTGCCAAAGAGGTACGTTTAGTTGAGTTTGTAGAGGGCAAAAGTACCACAAAGATCATAGAAAAGGTACAACAAAAATGA
- the ccoS gene encoding cbb3-type cytochrome oxidase assembly protein CcoS, which yields MDGWLVAMMLGASTLLGAFGLWALLWGIRSGQFDDHKKFLDGAQFDSEEALNDAVVMERKKAEILKQKEKRETGYAPPD from the coding sequence ATGGATGGTTGGCTTGTTGCGATGATGTTGGGGGCTTCAACACTGCTTGGAGCATTTGGTCTATGGGCATTGCTTTGGGGAATTCGAAGTGGGCAATTTGATGATCATAAGAAATTTTTAGATGGTGCACAGTTTGACAGCGAAGAAGCGTTGAATGATGCGGTGGTGATGGAGCGTAAAAAAGCGGAAATTTTAAAACAGAAAGAAAAAAGAGAGACGGGATATGCTCCACCTGACTAA